A window of the Gossypium hirsutum isolate 1008001.06 chromosome A05, Gossypium_hirsutum_v2.1, whole genome shotgun sequence genome harbors these coding sequences:
- the LOC121228904 gene encoding uncharacterized protein: protein MEEKPRRHGHGNSERKSPFAGHRPPHRSPDAGDDAAVRGGRKTKKAPFFSFLRIESRSGVRKAEIPAKRAKIERDLSVLPLSTAAGNRCGKRHGGGRQHGRVGVVLVADNMGEWEEASGSLGFWDWAWMLG, encoded by the exons ATGGAAGAAAAACCCCGGCGGCACGGTCACGGCAACTCCG aaaggaaaagccCCTTTGCCGGCCATCGACCACCGCACCGGTCGCCGGACGCCGGCGACGACGCCGCCGTTCGCGGTGGCCGGAAAACCAAAAAAGctccctttttctcctttttgcGAATAGAGTCCAGATCTGGggttagaaaagccgaaatcccggcGAAAAGGGCCAAAATCGAAAGAGACCTTTCGGTTCTTCCTCTTTCCACCGCCGCCGGAAACAG GTGCGGCAAAAGGCATGGTGGTGGCAGACAGCATGGGAGAGTGGGAgtggtgctggtggcagacaacaTGGGAGAATGGGAAGAGGCAAGTGGGAGTCTAGGGTTTTGGGATTGGGCTTGGATGTTGGGCTAG
- the LOC107896989 gene encoding esterase AGAP003155, giving the protein MGSEAGIVRKPRFLGLHGFRTSGAILKTQIETKWPKSVLEKIDIVYPDAPFPAQGKSDVEGIFDPPYYEWFQFNKEFTTYTNFDECLAYIEDIIIKQGPFDGLLGFSQGAILSGGLPGLQAKGMALTKVPQIKNLIIIGGAKFKNETVAENTYSSPIHCPSLHFLGENDFLKPYGLELLESCVDPVVIHHPKGHTIPRFDESGLEMMLSFLKRVEKDILSEQEKDLCYKEEENAVEA; this is encoded by the exons ATGGGAAGTGAAGCTGGGATTGTGAGGAAACCCAGATTTCTTGGCCTACATGGATTTAGAACAAGTGGAGCGATTCTCAAGACACAGATAGAGACCAAATGGCCTAAATCGGTATTGGAAAAGATAGATATCGTTTACCCAGATGCGCCGTTTCCAGCTCAGGGGAAATCCGATGTCGAAGGGATCTTCGATCCTCCTTATTACGAGTGGTTTCAATTCAATaag GAATTTACGACTTACACAAATTTTGATGAATGTCTTGCTTATATCGAAGATATTATAATTAAACAAGGACCTTTCGATGGCCTCCTAGGTTTTTCACAG GGAGCTATCTTATCGGGTGGGTTGCCCGGATTGCAGGCGAAG GGTATGGCGCTTACAAAAGTTCCCCAAATAAAGAATTTGATAATAATTGGAGGGGCTAAATTCAAGAACGAAACAGTGGCAGAAAACACTTATTCTTCTCCCATCCACTGCCCATCTCTTCACTTTTTAG GAGAGAATGATTTCCTGAAACCATATGGATTGGAGCTGTTGGAATCGTGTGTAGATCCTGTTGTCATTCATCACCCAAAGGGCCACACTATTCCCCGATTTG aTGAAAGTGGATTAGAGATGATGCTGAGCTTCCTGAAGAGGGTTGAAAAGGATATTTTGTCTGAACAAGAAAAGGATTTATGCTATAAAGAGGAAGAGAATGCCGTAGAAGCTTAA